A section of the Triticum dicoccoides isolate Atlit2015 ecotype Zavitan chromosome 7A, WEW_v2.0, whole genome shotgun sequence genome encodes:
- the LOC119328285 gene encoding very-long-chain aldehyde decarbonylase GL1-10-like isoform X2 has protein sequence MLPYATAGEAEAALGRAMTWAEAAWFRYSVATPDYYLYCHHIVIFLVVYTLAPLPLAVLQLRAPAILLPYKLQPRMVGIRTGLPLPSAGETAAQMAVYLLLEDYLGYWVHRLLHTKWGYEKIHHVHHEFTAPVGYVGLYAHWSDVLIIGFPAFVGPAVVPCHMTTLWLWFVIRQLALIDAHDGFDFPLNPANFIPFYGGAPHHDYHHRVGRKSQSNFASVFTFCDYIYGTHKGYMFHKASLAKLKEMAQNSTEKRETMNFIGGKQA, from the exons ATGCTCCCATACGCGACGGCGGGCGAGGCGGAGGCGGCGCTGGGGCGCGCTATGACTTGGGCGGAGGCGGCGTGGTTCCGGTACTCTGTGGCGACGCCGGACTACTACCTCTACTGCCACCACATCGTCATCTTCCTCGTCGTCTACACGCTGGCTCCGCTCCCACTCGCGGTGCTCCAGCTCCGGGCCCCCGCCATCTTGTTGCCGTACAAGCTGCAGCCCAGG ATGGTGGGGATAAGGACGGGGCTGCCGCTGCCGTCGGCGGGAGAGACGGCGGCGCAAATGGCGGTGTATTTGCTATTGGAGGACTACCTTGGCTACTGGGTACACCGGCTGCTGCACACCAAGTGGGGATACGAGAAGATTCACCATGTCCACCATGAGTTCACGGCGCCCGTCGGCTACGTCGGCCTGTATGCACACTGGTCCGACGTGCTCATCATTGGCTTCCCTGCTTTCGTCGGCCCGGCTGTTGTGCCCTGCCACATGACCACCTTATGGCTTTGGTTCGTGATACGCCAGCTAGCTCTCATAGATGCTCACGACGG ATTCGACTTCCCACTCAATCCGGCAAACTTCATCCCGTTCTATGGAGGAGCACCACACCATGACTACCATCACCGTGTAGGACGGAAGAGCCAGAGCAATTTCGCTTCTGTTTTCACCTTCTGCGACTATATATACGGGACGCATAAA GGCTACATGTTCCATAAGGCAAGCCTAGCAAAG CTGAAGGAGATGGCACAAAACAGTACCGAGAAAAGAGAGACGATGAATTTTATCGGCGGGAAGCAGGCATAG
- the LOC119328285 gene encoding very-long-chain aldehyde decarbonylase GL1-10-like isoform X1: protein MLPYATAGEAEAALGRAMTWAEAAWFRYSVATPDYYLYCHHIVIFLVVYTLAPLPLAVLQLRAPAILLPYKLQPRVRLKPAAFLRCYVRTVRVFLLAMGPVQLLSYPAVKMVGIRTGLPLPSAGETAAQMAVYLLLEDYLGYWVHRLLHTKWGYEKIHHVHHEFTAPVGYVGLYAHWSDVLIIGFPAFVGPAVVPCHMTTLWLWFVIRQLALIDAHDGFDFPLNPANFIPFYGGAPHHDYHHRVGRKSQSNFASVFTFCDYIYGTHKGYMFHKASLAKLKEMAQNSTEKRETMNFIGGKQA, encoded by the exons ATGCTCCCATACGCGACGGCGGGCGAGGCGGAGGCGGCGCTGGGGCGCGCTATGACTTGGGCGGAGGCGGCGTGGTTCCGGTACTCTGTGGCGACGCCGGACTACTACCTCTACTGCCACCACATCGTCATCTTCCTCGTCGTCTACACGCTGGCTCCGCTCCCACTCGCGGTGCTCCAGCTCCGGGCCCCCGCCATCTTGTTGCCGTACAAGCTGCAGCCCAGGGTGCGTCTCAAGCCGGCAGCCTTCCTCCGCTGCTACGTCCGCACCGTCCGCGTGTTCCTCCTCGCCATGGGCCCCGTCCAGCTGCTCTCATACCCTGCCGTTAAG ATGGTGGGGATAAGGACGGGGCTGCCGCTGCCGTCGGCGGGAGAGACGGCGGCGCAAATGGCGGTGTATTTGCTATTGGAGGACTACCTTGGCTACTGGGTACACCGGCTGCTGCACACCAAGTGGGGATACGAGAAGATTCACCATGTCCACCATGAGTTCACGGCGCCCGTCGGCTACGTCGGCCTGTATGCACACTGGTCCGACGTGCTCATCATTGGCTTCCCTGCTTTCGTCGGCCCGGCTGTTGTGCCCTGCCACATGACCACCTTATGGCTTTGGTTCGTGATACGCCAGCTAGCTCTCATAGATGCTCACGACGG ATTCGACTTCCCACTCAATCCGGCAAACTTCATCCCGTTCTATGGAGGAGCACCACACCATGACTACCATCACCGTGTAGGACGGAAGAGCCAGAGCAATTTCGCTTCTGTTTTCACCTTCTGCGACTATATATACGGGACGCATAAA GGCTACATGTTCCATAAGGCAAGCCTAGCAAAG CTGAAGGAGATGGCACAAAACAGTACCGAGAAAAGAGAGACGATGAATTTTATCGGCGGGAAGCAGGCATAG